A genomic stretch from Planctomycetaceae bacterium includes:
- a CDS encoding nucleotidyltransferase domain-containing protein, giving the protein MTSEKTSAITQQFKKVIEQKYNLIEMKLFGSCARGDSSKTSDIDLMVRLPDVNRTIEEDLFNIAYDLELEHDCVIDVIVLPQNFNNNIPIYQNILREGIIV; this is encoded by the coding sequence ATGACAAGTGAAAAAACATCTGCAATTACACAGCAGTTCAAAAAAGTCATTGAACAAAAATACAATTTAATCGAGATGAAATTGTTCGGCTCCTGCGCTCGCGGCGATTCTTCGAAAACATCCGATATAGACTTGATGGTAAGACTGCCCGATGTGAACAGAACAATTGAAGAAGATTTATTCAATATCGCTTATGATTTGGAACTGGAGCACGACTGCGTAATCGACGTTATCGTTCTGCCGCAAAACTTCAACAATAACATTCCGATTTATCAGAACATCCTGCGAGAAGGTATAATAGTTTGA
- a CDS encoding type II toxin-antitoxin system HicA family toxin codes for MKLPREISRLEFAKLLKKYGYEITRQTGSHIRLTTEFNGQHHITIPAHKNLKIGTLNSILNDIASHFKINKNDLSKKLF; via the coding sequence ATGAAACTTCCGCGGGAAATCAGTAGGCTGGAATTTGCAAAGCTTCTCAAGAAATATGGGTATGAAATAACCAGACAAACCGGCAGCCATATACGACTCACCACCGAATTTAACGGGCAGCATCACATTACAATCCCCGCACATAAGAATCTTAAAATCGGCACGCTGAACAGCATTCTAAACGACATTGCAAGTCATTTCAAAATCAATAAAAACGACTTAAGCAAAAAACTATTTTAG
- a CDS encoding PilZ domain-containing protein produces MSWFNDKQQDRRKPAKEGEPVSLPPGVTQDRRKSQRREYFRVIYPIDASPEITNLNAKVIDISIKAVRFELNITDAEKANLAVGKTVDMQLKFHNGEQKDIAGVIVRQLEDQFGKRTFVCLFVKELSPQFVNKEQAYLIKHFPDFCQKTFLFKPPTE; encoded by the coding sequence ATGAGTTGGTTTAACGACAAGCAGCAAGACAGAAGAAAACCGGCCAAAGAAGGTGAACCTGTTTCATTGCCTCCGGGTGTGACGCAAGACCGGAGAAAATCTCAACGGCGTGAATACTTCAGAGTTATATATCCTATCGATGCTTCGCCGGAAATCACAAATCTTAACGCAAAGGTGATTGATATATCAATCAAGGCTGTAAGGTTTGAACTTAACATCACTGATGCGGAAAAGGCAAATCTGGCGGTCGGCAAAACAGTTGATATGCAATTGAAATTCCACAATGGCGAACAAAAGGACATCGCCGGTGTGATAGTAAGGCAACTTGAAGACCAGTTCGGCAAAAGGACATTTGTATGCTTATTTGTCAAAGAACTGTCTCCGCAATTTGTAAACAAAGAACAGGCGTATCTTATAAAACATTTTCCGGATTTCTGTCAGAAGACGTTTTTGTTTAAGCCGCCGACTGAATAA
- the tsaD gene encoding tRNA (adenosine(37)-N6)-threonylcarbamoyltransferase complex transferase subunit TsaD, translated as MQEQINILGIETSCDETAAAVVRNGSQVLSSVISSQIALHQKYGGVVPEIASRAHIEKIYPIVEQAIEQSGISKNEINAVAVANQPGLTVALIVGLTAAKTLAMTLGKPLIAINHVHAHLQSSMMDVKDLQLPAVAMVVSGGHSSLYECENILDLHLLGSTIDDAAGEAFDKVASILNLSYPGGPSIEKAAKDGNPKAIRFPRTMLAKDSLDFSFSGLKTAVLYHCCGQDMKGQSRVPQMSQQEIADIAASFQTAVIDVLVRKAEMAADKFSAKSILLGGGVAANTLLRTELENMANRTGRKLLVAPKKYCTDNGVMIASLAYHKYKANLFADMSLEAKAGCDD; from the coding sequence ATGCAGGAGCAAATCAATATACTTGGCATAGAGACAAGCTGCGATGAAACAGCCGCGGCTGTAGTCCGCAACGGTTCACAGGTTCTTTCGAGCGTTATATCTTCTCAAATCGCACTGCACCAGAAATACGGCGGAGTTGTGCCAGAAATCGCGTCTCGCGCTCACATCGAAAAAATTTATCCCATTGTCGAACAGGCGATTGAGCAGTCTGGCATTAGTAAAAACGAAATTAATGCTGTCGCTGTTGCAAATCAGCCGGGGCTTACCGTTGCGCTGATTGTCGGGCTGACCGCGGCTAAAACACTTGCGATGACCCTGGGAAAACCGCTGATTGCGATAAATCACGTTCACGCGCATTTGCAGTCTTCGATGATGGACGTGAAGGATTTGCAGCTTCCGGCTGTTGCGATGGTAGTTTCCGGCGGACACTCGAGTTTGTACGAATGTGAAAATATTCTCGACCTTCACCTCCTCGGCTCTACGATTGACGATGCGGCAGGTGAGGCGTTTGATAAAGTCGCGTCGATTTTGAATTTGTCTTATCCCGGTGGGCCGAGTATTGAAAAGGCTGCCAAAGACGGAAATCCAAAGGCGATTCGTTTTCCGAGAACAATGCTTGCTAAAGATTCGCTCGATTTTTCTTTCAGCGGATTAAAAACTGCCGTGCTGTATCATTGCTGCGGACAGGATATGAAAGGCCAAAGCAGGGTACCGCAAATGAGCCAACAGGAAATCGCCGATATTGCCGCTTCGTTTCAGACGGCTGTTATAGACGTTCTTGTGCGGAAAGCGGAAATGGCGGCCGATAAATTTTCCGCAAAGTCGATTCTGCTCGGTGGCGGCGTGGCGGCTAATACTCTGCTGCGAACGGAGCTTGAGAATATGGCAAATCGAACCGGCAGAAAATTATTGGTTGCTCCGAAAAAATATTGTACCGACAATGGCGTTATGATTGCATCACTTGCTTACCACAAATATAAAGCCAATCTTTTCGCGGATATGTCGCTGGAAGCAAAAGCCGGCTGTGACGACTAA
- a CDS encoding HEPN domain-containing protein: MTKEEKQTLIKYRLERANESIKAAELLFANKLLIPAMNRIYYSMFYAVQAILVLNEKAFSKHGQVKAYFNMEFIKTGVFPKEFGKIFNTVFEYRQKFDYVDMLVPEENLISDYIAKAQNFIEQLSSYLGSKLADMQA, encoded by the coding sequence TTGACCAAAGAAGAAAAACAAACTTTAATAAAATATCGACTGGAACGTGCAAATGAATCCATAAAAGCGGCAGAATTATTGTTTGCAAATAAATTACTCATTCCCGCGATGAATAGAATTTATTATTCTATGTTCTATGCTGTTCAGGCGATACTGGTTCTTAATGAAAAAGCCTTTTCCAAACACGGACAAGTTAAGGCATATTTTAATATGGAATTCATAAAGACCGGCGTTTTCCCAAAAGAATTCGGCAAAATTTTCAACACAGTTTTCGAGTATCGGCAAAAATTTGATTATGTTGATATGCTCGTACCAGAAGAAAATCTGATTTCAGATTATATCGCCAAAGCACAAAATTTCATTGAGCAGTTATCTTCCTATCTTGGCAGCAAACTTGCAGATATGCAAGCTTGA
- a CDS encoding type II toxin-antitoxin system HicB family antitoxin, with product MKTSKNKKNKIVISDGCSGATAKAKKKTSSASTEFSRNAAMKEFIFVIENSDEGGYVAKALGTSIYTEGETLDELKKNIKDAIKCHFEKSEIPQIIRLHFVKDEVMAI from the coding sequence ATGAAAACTTCTAAAAACAAGAAAAATAAAATTGTCATTTCCGACGGATGCAGCGGCGCAACAGCAAAAGCAAAGAAAAAAACATCCTCTGCTTCCACTGAATTTTCCCGAAATGCCGCTATGAAAGAATTTATATTCGTAATCGAAAATTCCGATGAGGGCGGGTATGTCGCAAAAGCGCTCGGAACATCAATTTATACAGAAGGCGAAACATTAGACGAGTTAAAGAAAAATATCAAAGATGCGATAAAATGCCATTTTGAAAAATCAGAAATTCCTCAAATTATACGCTTGCACTTTGTAAAAGACGAAGTAATGGCAATATGA